A single Lactuca sativa cultivar Salinas chromosome 8, Lsat_Salinas_v11, whole genome shotgun sequence DNA region contains:
- the LOC111878073 gene encoding uncharacterized protein LOC111878073: protein MGNTSSMLTQYDIEEVQEHCNNTFSQQEIVSLYQRFCQLDRNSGGFISADEFLSVPEFAVNPLSQRLFRMIDGLNFKEFVLFLSAFSSRATLQHKVEFIFKVYDSDGNGKVAFSDLLDVLRDLTGQFISEQQREIVLTHVLEEAGYKKDSLLVQSDFMKILGNSGLKMEVEVPVD from the exons ATGGGGAACACATCGTCAATGCTCACTCAATACGACATCGAAGAAGTCCAAGAACATTGCAACAACACAT TTTCGCAACAAGAGATAGTTTCCTTGTACCAAAGGTTCTGTCAGTTGGATCGTAACAGTGGTGGGTTCATCTCAGCTGACGAATTCCTTTCGGTGCCGGAATTCGCCGTCAATCCCCTCTCTCAG CGACTATTCAGGATGATTGATGGATTGAATTTCAAGGAATTTGTGTTATTTTTATCTGCATTTAGTTCTCGTGCGACCTTACAACATAAAGTAGAAT TCATATTCAAGGTTTATGATTCTGATGGCAATGGGAAGGTTGCATTCTCTGATTTGTTAGATGTTTTACGAGACTTGACAGGACAATTCATTTCTGAACAACAAAGAGAG ATTGTCCTGACACATGTTCTTGAGGAAGCAGGGTATAAAAAAGATTCTTTATTAGTTCAATCCGACTTCATGAAG ATTCTTGGAAACTCGGGGTTGAAGATGGAAGTTGAGGTTCCTGTTGACTAG
- the LOC111878054 gene encoding probable carboxylesterase 18 yields the protein MEAAAKTSASFTLSWRRRILFSVVSRALAAVSRRDGTVNRRILKFIDFRTPASSKPINGVKTYDIVVDSTRKLWFRVFVPTQQSIEDLPVIIFFHGGGFVFLAPDQDIYDVFCRRLSRKLPAIIVSVGYRLAPEHRYPDQHDDCFDVLKFLDDEENCSKSLPEKTNISRCFVAGDSAGGNLVHHVAQRACEFNFQRLKVNGVLAIQPFFGGEERTNSEKKFDGKAPLASLKQTDWYWNVIMPPCESYNRDHPVINVSGPMAVDISKLDFPATMVVVAGFDFLYDWQKRYCEWLKKSGVEVYLVEYTNMFHAFYVFPELPESEQLMWDVKEFIQNVLMKVNLKKNGMEKMVAENGE from the exons ATGGAAGCTGCCGCCAAAACTTCGGCATCATTCACCTTGTCCTGGAGACGTCGGATTCTGTTTTCGGTAGTCTCTAGAGCACTTGCAGCAGTTAGCCGGAGAGATGGCACCGTGAACCGCCGTATCCTCAAATTCATAGACTTCCGGACCCCGGCGTCGTCCAAACCCATCAACGGCGTCAAGACGTACGACATCGTCGTAGATTCCACTCGCAAGCTCTGGTTCCGAGTATTTGTCCCCACACAGCAGTCCATAGAAGATCTCCCGGTAATCATCTTCTTTCACGGCGGTGGATTCGTCTTCCTCGCCCCCGACCAGGACATTTACGACGTTTTTTGCCGCCGGTTGTCCAGAAAACTGCCTGCAATCATTGTTTCTGTCGGCTATCGTCTTGCACCGGAGCACCGGTACCCTGATCAGCATGATGATTGCTTTGATGTGCTGAAGTTTTTGGATGATGAGGAGAATTGTTCGAAGTCGTTACCAGAGAAAACGAACATTTCACGGTGCTTTGTCGCTGGAGATAGCGCTGGCGGAAACCTAGTTCATCACGTTGCTCAAAGAGCATGCGAATTCAACTTCCAACGACTTAAG GTAAATGGCGTGTTAGCGATTCAACCTTTTTTTGGAGGAGAAGAGCGAACGAATTCTGAAAAAAAATTCGACGGAAAAGCTCCCCTCGCATCATTAAAGCAAACAGACTGGTACTGGAATGTGATCATGCCGCCATGTGAAAGTTACAATCGTGACCATCCGGTCATCAATGTTAGCGGCCCAATGGCGGTGGACATATCAAAACTAGATTTTCCGGCGACAATGGTGGTGGTTGCTGGCTTTGATTTTCTATATGATTGGCAGAAAAGGTATTGCGAGTGGCTGAAGAAGTCAGGGGTAGAAGTGTACTTGGTTGAGTACACAAATATGTTCCATGCTTTTTATGTGTTTCCGGAGCTGCCTGAATCTGAACAACTTATGTGGGATGTGAAGGAGTTCATTCAGAATGTCTTAATGAAG GTGAATTTGAAAAAAAACGGAATGGAGAAAATGGTTGCAGAAAATGGTGAATAA